One Thermodesulfobacteriota bacterium genomic window carries:
- the queC gene encoding 7-cyano-7-deazaguanine synthase QueC, protein MNEKAVVIASGGIDSSTLLFKTVTENYKTYALTFIYGQKHRKEIDSAKWICERLKVSHKILDLSVLKDILSGSALTDSSIAIPEVPAEVLHYDTLKTTIVPNRNSIFLSIAIGYAVSIGANRVFFGAHHSDRGVYPDCRPEFVDAFQSAERLANDNPDLTVNAPFAHMDKSQIVKLGAELGVPFGETWSCYRGEDLHCGVCSSCRERKRAFTQSGVSDPTHYER, encoded by the coding sequence ATGAATGAGAAAGCTGTAGTCATTGCATCCGGAGGGATCGACAGCTCAACCCTTCTTTTTAAAACGGTTACCGAGAATTACAAAACTTATGCACTTACGTTTATTTATGGACAGAAACACAGAAAAGAGATCGATTCCGCAAAATGGATATGCGAGCGGTTAAAGGTCTCACATAAGATCTTAGATCTATCAGTATTGAAGGACATTCTTTCGGGCTCTGCCCTAACGGATTCAAGTATTGCCATCCCAGAGGTTCCCGCAGAAGTTTTACATTATGATACCTTAAAAACTACTATCGTTCCCAATAGAAATTCGATTTTCCTATCTATAGCAATCGGATATGCAGTAAGTATCGGAGCTAACCGTGTATTCTTTGGAGCGCATCATTCTGATAGGGGGGTTTATCCAGATTGCAGGCCTGAGTTTGTCGACGCCTTTCAATCGGCAGAAAGGCTTGCCAACGACAATCCCGATTTAACAGTTAATGCACCATTTGCACATATGGACAAATCGCAAATCGTAAAACTGGGCGCTGAACTCGGGGTACCCTTTGGAGAAACTTGGTCATGTTATAGAGGCGAGGATTTACACTGCGGAGTATGTAGCTCATGCCGAGAGAGAAAAAGGGCCTTTACTCAGTCGGGGGTCTCAGATCCCACTCATTATGAAAGGTAA
- a CDS encoding FTR1 family protein, translating into MLRDNKGISIKFRMGLFNLFPSSRVFSFLFIASILVFLAAGVSIADDEAERILSLVDYIGGDYKNAVHDGKIVNHNEYNEMVGFSNDAIHLFEKLNASSLDKSRTLADLELLNRKIANKSPVNEIEALSNEIKDKLISDYEILPYPQNHPSLIAGRELYVKNCSQCHGILGYGDGPLASTLNPPPMNFTDMSSTATLSPFKIYNTMSFGIQGTKMPNFPNISDKEKWNLAFYVMTLGINEKDGTDGSGSVLDKLPSELKDYKILSTLTNDDIGRILETSNKAKVDKQKTISYVRLGIIEDSSLKNNSLLNTRTILANSLELYKQGKKEEAYKEALDAYFEGFEMVEPSLALKDRDITFKIETKFSEFREAIKEGNSIERVENLYRDITNELSRASLILENGKPVGNLLSFTNSLAIILREGLEAILIIAAVLAFLSATGMRNAIKYVHLGWILALAAGLITWVIAKTIITISGAQREMIEGVTSLVAAAVLFYVSYWLITKIEVKKWKEFIQGKVQKAISKKSVFALASVSFFAVYREAFETVLFYQALWYQADNSKNAILWGLIFGVAMLIVLVFAIFKLAIRIPLKYFFTITSFFLYFLCFILIGKGIRGFQEAGIIGIKSINFIPQVDIIGIYPTVETSIPQGVLIIAFVAALIWLGYVKKEKEKKEIVISVSRISEDMKLMHESFEHIKNHIIEWKRCEDIDIEAEELDNQIQGVISHVDNLEHKLSDFYDIVSKNKETLSKTH; encoded by the coding sequence ATGTTGAGGGATAACAAAGGCATTTCTATCAAATTTCGGATGGGTTTATTCAACCTATTTCCCAGTTCTAGGGTATTTAGTTTCCTCTTTATCGCTAGCATATTGGTTTTCCTCGCAGCCGGTGTCTCAATCGCAGATGATGAAGCTGAAAGAATATTATCTCTAGTAGATTACATAGGAGGCGACTACAAAAATGCTGTGCATGACGGAAAAATAGTGAATCATAATGAATATAATGAGATGGTTGGATTCTCTAATGATGCAATTCACCTTTTTGAAAAACTTAACGCTTCAAGTCTTGATAAATCCAGAACATTGGCCGATCTGGAACTGCTGAATCGAAAAATAGCAAATAAATCTCCCGTAAACGAAATTGAAGCTTTATCGAATGAAATCAAAGATAAACTCATATCGGATTATGAAATACTCCCATATCCTCAAAATCACCCATCTCTAATCGCCGGGAGGGAGTTATATGTTAAAAATTGCTCCCAGTGCCATGGCATACTTGGCTATGGTGACGGTCCATTGGCTTCCACTCTTAATCCACCTCCTATGAATTTTACAGACATGAGCTCAACAGCGACGCTATCCCCATTCAAGATCTATAACACCATGAGTTTTGGCATACAAGGTACAAAAATGCCTAATTTCCCCAACATTTCGGACAAAGAAAAATGGAATTTAGCATTTTACGTTATGACATTAGGCATAAATGAAAAAGACGGTACAGACGGTAGCGGATCGGTTCTAGACAAACTTCCAAGTGAACTTAAGGATTACAAAATTCTTTCCACACTCACAAATGACGACATTGGAAGAATTTTAGAAACAAGTAACAAAGCTAAAGTCGATAAACAAAAGACGATCTCCTATGTGAGACTAGGAATAATCGAAGACTCGAGCCTAAAGAATAACTCTCTACTAAATACACGCACAATCCTCGCAAACTCTCTCGAACTATACAAACAAGGAAAAAAGGAAGAAGCGTATAAAGAAGCCCTAGATGCGTACTTCGAGGGTTTTGAAATGGTAGAACCCAGCCTTGCATTAAAAGATAGGGACATCACCTTTAAAATTGAAACAAAGTTTTCTGAATTTAGGGAAGCAATCAAAGAAGGAAATTCCATTGAAAGAGTAGAGAACCTGTATCGAGACATTACAAATGAACTTTCAAGGGCTTCCCTTATTCTTGAAAATGGCAAACCTGTAGGCAACCTGCTTTCATTCACTAACTCATTGGCAATCATCTTACGCGAAGGCCTTGAAGCTATTTTGATCATCGCAGCCGTTTTAGCTTTTCTGTCTGCAACCGGTATGAGAAACGCCATTAAATATGTCCACCTGGGTTGGATCCTTGCTCTTGCAGCAGGCCTGATTACGTGGGTTATAGCAAAAACTATAATAACAATAAGTGGTGCTCAACGTGAAATGATCGAGGGTGTCACTTCTCTAGTTGCGGCTGCGGTTCTCTTTTACGTTAGCTATTGGCTAATTACAAAAATTGAAGTCAAAAAGTGGAAAGAATTCATTCAGGGAAAAGTACAGAAGGCCATTTCCAAAAAAAGCGTATTTGCACTTGCCAGTGTCTCTTTCTTTGCAGTTTATAGGGAAGCATTCGAAACAGTTCTATTTTATCAGGCACTTTGGTATCAAGCCGACAACTCTAAGAATGCAATACTTTGGGGATTGATTTTTGGTGTTGCGATGCTCATAGTTCTTGTATTTGCGATTTTTAAACTTGCTATAAGAATACCGCTCAAATACTTTTTTACTATCACAAGCTTCTTCCTGTACTTCCTGTGCTTCATCTTAATAGGAAAGGGTATAAGAGGATTTCAAGAGGCGGGTATAATCGGGATTAAGTCGATTAACTTTATTCCCCAAGTTGATATAATTGGTATTTACCCAACTGTCGAAACATCAATTCCGCAAGGGGTCTTAATAATTGCTTTTGTTGCGGCACTCATCTGGCTTGGCTATGTAAAGAAGGAGAAGGAAAAAAAGGAAATTGTCATAAGTGTATCCAGGATTTCAGAGGATATGAAGTTAATGCACGAATCCTTTGAACACATCAAGAATCATATCATTGAGTGGAAGAGGTGTGAGGACATCGACATCGAAGCCGAAGAGCTTGACAATCAAATTCAGGGCGTGATTAGCCATGTTGACAATCTAGAACATAAGTTATCGGACTTTTATGATATTGTCTCAAAGAATAAGGAAACCCTTAGTAAAACTCACTGA
- the rimI gene encoding ribosomal protein S18-alanine N-acetyltransferase yields MIPSSCFYIEEIEPHHLDEIIAIEQVSFPTPWPRQVFDMELKSSRSYKRVSKINGTVVGYIIAWKIYDEVHILNLAVHPEHRRRGIGRGLLNDCLLYFSNKGIKSAILEVRVRNKNAIKLYEKTGFRSVGFRRKYYSDTGEDALVMKLDMGYSGKPLESGRTKV; encoded by the coding sequence ATGATACCGTCATCATGCTTTTACATCGAAGAAATAGAACCACATCACCTGGATGAAATAATTGCGATAGAGCAAGTTAGCTTTCCTACGCCTTGGCCGAGACAGGTGTTTGATATGGAACTGAAGTCTTCGAGGTCATATAAGCGCGTATCGAAAATCAATGGGACTGTTGTTGGTTATATCATTGCATGGAAGATCTATGACGAAGTGCATATTCTAAACTTAGCCGTTCACCCAGAACATAGGAGGAGGGGAATAGGACGAGGACTATTAAATGACTGTCTGCTTTATTTTTCGAACAAGGGGATAAAGTCTGCGATTTTGGAAGTCAGGGTTAGAAACAAAAATGCGATAAAACTCTACGAGAAAACTGGTTTTAGATCTGTTGGTTTTAGGCGTAAATACTACAGTGATACAGGCGAAGATGCACTGGTAATGAAGCTTGATATGGGATATAGTGGAAAGCCATTGGAATCTGGCAGGACTAAAGTTTAA
- a CDS encoding methylmalonyl-CoA mutase family protein — translation MAGKKKDWEERVKNELKERKKVFTTQSGINLDRLYTPEDTRDIDYEEKIGYPGEYPFTRGVQPTMYRGRLWTMRQYAGFGTAEETNKRFKYLLEQGQTGLSVAFDLPTQMGYDSDDPISKGEVGRVGVAIDSLEDMEILFDGIPLGEVSTSMTINATASMLLAMYMVAAEKQGVSSDRIEGTVQNDLLKEFIARGTYIFPPGPSVKITIDIMEYCRDTIPKWNPISVSGYHIREAGSTAVQELAFMLADAIEYLENARKRGIDIQKIAERVSFFFAVHNNFLEEVAKYRAARRLWAKIMRERFNVETDRACLFRVHSQTSGVTLTAQQPRNNIMRVTIQALAAVLGGTQSLHTNSFDEALALPSEEAATIALRTQQLIAAESGVADTIDPLGGSYVIESLTEKIENDVIAYLRQIDKRGGMIKCIEDGFINREIEEASYRYQLDVEKGERIIVGVNEFTSADDEPVEILEINPKIEKIKRQKLKTLREKRDNGRVNSDLKNLEEKAIANENLMPYIVEAVRGYATIGEMTCALQKVYGRYGQSSSSAKG, via the coding sequence ATGGCAGGTAAAAAGAAAGATTGGGAAGAGAGAGTTAAAAACGAGTTGAAGGAAAGAAAAAAAGTTTTTACCACCCAATCAGGAATTAACTTGGATAGACTATACACCCCGGAAGATACAAGAGACATAGATTATGAAGAAAAAATTGGATACCCTGGCGAATATCCATTTACCCGCGGTGTTCAACCGACGATGTATCGTGGAAGATTGTGGACGATGCGACAATATGCCGGCTTTGGAACAGCAGAAGAAACAAACAAAAGATTTAAGTACCTTCTTGAACAGGGACAAACCGGGTTAAGTGTCGCGTTCGACCTTCCCACGCAGATGGGTTACGATTCCGATGACCCAATCAGCAAGGGAGAAGTCGGAAGGGTTGGCGTGGCAATAGATTCTCTAGAGGACATGGAAATCCTTTTTGACGGGATTCCACTCGGAGAAGTGAGCACTTCAATGACAATTAACGCTACCGCGTCCATGCTACTTGCAATGTATATGGTGGCAGCAGAAAAACAAGGTGTAAGTTCAGACCGGATCGAGGGTACGGTTCAAAATGACCTGCTTAAGGAATTCATCGCCAGAGGCACTTATATCTTCCCCCCTGGACCCTCTGTGAAAATAACCATAGACATCATGGAGTACTGTCGAGACACTATTCCAAAATGGAATCCCATAAGTGTGAGTGGTTATCATATTAGAGAAGCGGGCTCAACCGCGGTACAAGAATTGGCGTTTATGCTTGCGGATGCAATAGAATATCTGGAGAACGCAAGGAAGAGGGGAATAGATATACAAAAGATAGCGGAGCGTGTTTCATTTTTCTTTGCGGTTCATAACAATTTTCTTGAAGAGGTAGCAAAATACCGCGCTGCCAGAAGGTTATGGGCTAAGATTATGAGGGAGAGATTTAACGTAGAGACCGATAGGGCATGCCTGTTTAGAGTGCACTCGCAAACCTCTGGTGTCACACTTACAGCGCAACAGCCCAGAAACAATATCATGAGAGTGACAATACAGGCACTGGCAGCCGTCCTGGGTGGTACGCAGTCACTCCATACAAACTCTTTTGACGAGGCTCTTGCCCTCCCGTCGGAAGAAGCCGCCACAATTGCTCTTAGGACGCAGCAATTAATCGCGGCCGAAAGTGGGGTTGCCGATACAATTGATCCACTCGGAGGTTCCTATGTCATTGAATCGCTCACAGAAAAAATAGAAAACGATGTAATTGCTTATCTCAGACAGATTGATAAGAGGGGAGGAATGATTAAGTGTATTGAAGATGGATTTATAAACCGTGAAATCGAGGAGGCTTCATACAGGTATCAACTGGATGTTGAAAAAGGGGAGAGAATAATAGTGGGTGTGAATGAATTTACAAGCGCCGACGACGAACCAGTCGAAATTCTTGAAATTAACCCGAAGATTGAAAAAATAAAGAGACAAAAATTAAAAACGTTAAGGGAAAAAAGAGACAACGGCAGGGTAAATTCCGATCTCAAAAATCTTGAAGAAAAAGCAATAGCGAATGAAAATCTTATGCCTTATATAGTAGAAGCAGTTAGGGGCTATGCTACGATCGGAGAGATGACATGTGCTCTCCAAAAGGTCTATGGTAGATATGGGCAAAGCAGCTCGTCGGCAAAAGGTTAA
- a CDS encoding polyprenyl synthetase family protein → MDFSNIVGVISADLEEVEKEIDDNINSPVPLVYQISKYLLGSGGKRIRPSVLILSSGACGLENGGNRITSAAALELIHTASLLHDDVVDDANLRRGRISSNRLWGNKASVLVGDFMLARALGLIQSCGNLELIRVVTDAAAKLAEGQVLEVMSGLNMIDVSEEVCFGIIENKTASLIESCGKVGAILAGATQEVKETIGEFCFNLGIAFQLVDDALDYSADENEIGKEVGHDLHEKKMTLPLAYALRDATHGEKSKVMNLLQNNHLNNEDLLVILDVVNKYNGVRQTKNAARIFANKAKKAILCLPDNNYKKSLDLLADYIVERRK, encoded by the coding sequence ATGGATTTTTCCAATATTGTCGGGGTCATTTCAGCTGACTTAGAAGAAGTTGAAAAGGAAATCGACGATAATATTAACTCGCCGGTTCCACTTGTTTATCAGATATCAAAATATCTACTCGGCAGCGGGGGAAAACGGATCCGGCCTTCTGTTCTAATCCTATCGAGTGGTGCATGCGGTCTGGAGAACGGTGGGAATAGGATCACTTCGGCAGCCGCGCTTGAACTCATCCACACTGCATCGCTTCTTCACGACGACGTAGTTGACGACGCCAATCTACGGAGAGGTAGAATTTCTTCAAACAGATTGTGGGGAAACAAAGCCAGTGTGCTCGTGGGCGATTTTATGCTTGCAAGAGCGCTCGGGTTAATACAGTCGTGTGGTAATTTAGAACTGATAAGGGTTGTCACAGATGCTGCAGCAAAGCTTGCCGAAGGACAGGTACTTGAGGTCATGAGTGGATTAAATATGATCGATGTCTCCGAGGAAGTATGCTTTGGAATAATAGAAAACAAAACCGCTTCGTTGATAGAAAGCTGCGGGAAAGTAGGTGCAATCCTCGCAGGGGCAACGCAAGAAGTGAAGGAAACTATAGGCGAATTCTGCTTTAATTTAGGCATCGCTTTTCAGCTTGTCGATGATGCTCTTGACTACTCAGCTGACGAAAACGAAATTGGCAAGGAAGTGGGCCATGACTTACATGAAAAGAAGATGACGCTTCCACTCGCCTATGCGCTGCGAGATGCTACTCATGGAGAAAAATCAAAAGTAATGAATTTATTACAAAACAATCATTTAAATAACGAAGACCTACTGGTTATTCTTGATGTCGTAAATAAATACAATGGTGTGCGACAAACAAAAAATGCCGCTAGAATTTTCGCTAATAAAGCAAAAAAGGCAATACTATGCTTGCCTGATAATAACTATAAAAAATCCCTCGACCTTCTCGCAGACTACATAGTAGAAAGGAGAAAATAG
- a CDS encoding CvpA family protein: MTWLDIAILVIIALFALIGIKRGFIKGTLSFLAIVVGIILGVMFYEIAGVFLVKKGLIGNESIASVAGFFIITLAIYIVIQLIAWLLTKLVGTLHLSLIDRMAGGFLGMVIGVIVIFFLISCLEFFYSEDEPPLKDSVVVPYIDVTFEIIRSTIPDDFKNHLQNTRKVIQKEGMKAILRVTNTESVKDVFKEDNGKPKEINNKK, encoded by the coding sequence ATGACCTGGTTAGACATAGCAATTCTAGTAATCATAGCTCTTTTTGCGCTTATAGGTATTAAACGGGGATTTATTAAAGGGACATTATCATTTCTGGCAATTGTCGTGGGGATAATCTTAGGCGTGATGTTCTACGAGATTGCTGGAGTCTTTTTGGTAAAAAAGGGGTTGATTGGAAATGAATCTATTGCCAGCGTAGCCGGATTCTTCATTATCACCCTAGCGATCTATATAGTAATTCAACTGATTGCCTGGTTGCTTACAAAACTAGTAGGCACCCTTCATTTAAGCTTAATAGATAGGATGGCGGGGGGATTTTTGGGCATGGTGATAGGTGTAATTGTAATTTTTTTCTTGATTTCCTGCTTGGAATTTTTTTACTCTGAGGATGAGCCACCTCTTAAGGACTCGGTTGTAGTTCCTTATATTGATGTAACTTTCGAGATCATCAGGAGCACCATTCCTGATGACTTTAAAAATCATTTGCAAAATACAAGAAAGGTTATCCAGAAAGAGGGCATGAAAGCCATCTTAAGGGTCACAAATACTGAAAGTGTTAAAGATGTTTTCAAAGAGGATAACGGTAAGCCAAAAGAAATTAATAATAAGAAGTAA
- the fbp gene encoding class 1 fructose-bisphosphatase — MIGIETLDEFIIRRQTDFSYAQGELSRLLRDIGLGAKVVNREVNKAGLVDILGSAGTTNIQGEEVKKLDVFANRRFIAALRLGGQCCGIASEENKEFITFDDEISKNAKYVVSLDPLDGSSNIDVNVSVGTIFSIYRSISPLGMCTIGDFLQKGSEQAAAGYIIYGSSTMLVYTTGKGVNGFTLDPSIGEFCLSHPDMKIPTTAKTYSINQGYYSSFPTGVKQYINYCVEDDISTGRPYSLRYIGSMVADIHRNLITGGIFIYPATKDSPYGKLRLLYECNPMSYIVEQAGGMASDGFNRILNKEVNELHQRTPIFIGSREMVLKAEEFMGVYSSESGEKRKAVS; from the coding sequence ATGATTGGAATTGAGACATTAGATGAATTTATCATCAGAAGACAAACTGATTTCTCCTATGCACAGGGTGAGTTATCTCGGCTGCTAAGGGACATTGGACTAGGCGCGAAGGTTGTCAATAGGGAAGTGAATAAGGCGGGATTAGTTGATATATTAGGCAGCGCAGGAACCACGAATATACAAGGAGAGGAAGTTAAAAAGCTCGATGTCTTTGCAAACAGAAGGTTTATCGCCGCCTTAAGATTAGGAGGACAGTGTTGTGGCATTGCATCGGAGGAAAATAAGGAATTCATCACATTTGATGATGAAATATCAAAGAATGCAAAATATGTTGTTTCTCTTGACCCATTAGATGGTTCTTCAAACATAGATGTAAATGTTTCTGTCGGCACCATTTTTTCAATTTATAGGAGTATTTCTCCTTTGGGGATGTGTACGATCGGTGATTTTCTACAAAAAGGGTCAGAACAGGCCGCCGCGGGCTATATCATATACGGCTCGTCTACTATGCTTGTTTACACAACGGGTAAGGGTGTTAATGGATTCACCTTAGACCCTTCGATTGGTGAATTTTGTCTTTCTCATCCAGATATGAAAATACCAACAACAGCAAAAACATATTCGATTAACCAGGGGTATTATTCTAGTTTTCCAACGGGGGTAAAACAGTATATCAACTATTGTGTTGAAGATGATATATCTACCGGACGTCCGTATTCATTAAGATATATCGGTTCGATGGTAGCAGATATACACAGGAATTTAATAACTGGAGGAATTTTTATTTATCCTGCAACAAAGGATTCCCCTTATGGGAAATTAAGACTTCTTTATGAATGCAATCCGATGTCTTATATCGTAGAACAGGCGGGGGGGATGGCATCGGATGGATTCAATCGAATCTTGAATAAAGAGGTTAATGAGTTGCATCAGAGAACTCCAATTTTTATTGGTTCGAGAGAAATGGTTTTAAAAGCGGAAGAATTTATGGGGGTTTATTCTTCTGAAAGCGGGGAAAAAAGAAAAGCAGTTTCTTGA
- a CDS encoding class I fructose-bisphosphate aldolase, with product MAKAKLKQTITVNDNIDSIVGILGNEASYLLDHKCKTIPKGQLHLPGPSFIDEVLIPSDRPNPVLRNMQLLFNSGRLAGTGYLSILPVDQGIEHSAGASFAPNPMYFDPENIVKLAIEGGCSAVASTLGVLGSVARRYAHKIPFIVKINHNELLSYPNIYDQILFANVDQAFQMGAISVGATIYYGSPESHRQIQEITEAFSYAHTLGLVTILWAYLRNPAFKTKDADYHLSADLTGQANHLSATIEADIVKQKLAENNGGYTALNFGKTDERVYTKLTSDHPIDLNRYQVINCYMGRSGLINSGGASGKNDLYEVVHTAVINKRAGGMGLITGRKSFQKPMNEGIELLNAVQNVYLSKEITVA from the coding sequence ATGGCTAAGGCAAAATTAAAGCAAACTATAACGGTTAACGACAACATAGATAGCATCGTCGGAATATTGGGTAATGAGGCCAGTTATCTCTTAGACCATAAGTGTAAAACTATTCCAAAGGGCCAGTTACATCTGCCCGGACCATCTTTTATAGATGAAGTCTTGATCCCCTCCGACAGACCAAACCCAGTATTGAGAAATATGCAGTTGCTTTTCAACAGCGGTCGGTTAGCGGGAACCGGATATCTGTCTATCCTACCTGTCGATCAAGGGATTGAGCATTCAGCAGGTGCTTCTTTCGCGCCAAACCCGATGTACTTTGATCCCGAAAACATAGTTAAACTCGCAATCGAAGGTGGATGTAGCGCGGTTGCTTCCACATTAGGTGTACTTGGATCAGTTGCCAGAAGGTATGCGCACAAGATACCGTTCATTGTCAAAATCAATCACAACGAACTCCTTTCATACCCAAATATTTATGATCAGATACTCTTTGCCAATGTCGATCAAGCATTTCAGATGGGAGCTATCTCCGTAGGAGCAACAATATATTATGGTTCTCCCGAAAGTCATCGCCAAATTCAGGAAATCACCGAGGCATTTAGCTACGCACATACTCTGGGTTTGGTAACAATTCTCTGGGCTTATCTAAGAAACCCGGCTTTTAAAACTAAGGACGCTGATTATCACCTTTCAGCCGACTTAACAGGGCAGGCAAATCACTTGAGTGCTACTATTGAAGCAGACATAGTTAAACAAAAATTAGCCGAAAATAATGGTGGTTATACAGCATTAAATTTCGGCAAAACGGATGAAAGGGTATACACAAAACTTACTTCTGACCATCCAATTGACTTGAATCGCTATCAGGTAATTAATTGTTACATGGGTCGTTCGGGATTAATTAACTCTGGGGGGGCATCCGGGAAAAATGATCTTTATGAAGTAGTGCATACAGCAGTAATTAATAAAAGGGCCGGTGGAATGGGATTGATAACCGGGAGGAAATCCTTTCAGAAGCCAATGAATGAGGGAATAGAACTACTCAACGCAGTCCAGAATGTGTATCTGAGCAAAGAAATTACGGTAGCTTAA
- a CDS encoding phosphoglycerate kinase: protein MDKLVISDLSESDFDNKRVFVRVDFNVPIKDGAISEDYRIRRAIPTIDFLIERGAKVILGSHLGRPRGMEISSLSLKPISVRLSELLGKPVKFMGKVIGEDVNATVDKLKKGNVLLLDNLRFHKEEDENDKKFSKRLASLADIYVNDAFGTSHRKHASTFGMASFFDLRLAGFLVDKELRFLTTIRETPDHPFVVIVGGAKIKDKINAVKNLLEKADRVLIGGGVAYTFLKAMGINVGRSITEDDMLDWAKTALKIYGDKILLPTDHVVAEGFEKRKTCMVVDEEIPGELHGFDIGPKTVGKYASFIKGKGVIFWNGPLGVFEVDDFSAGTTHIARAVALATWRGATTVAGGGETIAAIRKAEVLDSEITHISTGGGALLEFLGGQELPGISILNDKHDYKGLLYSVTN from the coding sequence GTGGATAAGCTGGTAATCTCCGACCTATCAGAATCTGACTTTGATAACAAGCGTGTATTCGTGAGGGTGGATTTTAACGTTCCCATAAAAGATGGCGCAATCAGTGAGGATTACAGAATTAGAAGAGCAATACCCACGATTGATTTCTTGATTGAAAGAGGAGCAAAAGTAATTCTTGGCTCTCACCTTGGAAGACCGAGGGGCATGGAAATATCAAGCCTTTCATTAAAGCCTATTTCAGTGAGGCTATCTGAACTCTTGGGAAAGCCAGTGAAATTTATGGGAAAGGTAATTGGTGAAGATGTAAACGCTACGGTAGATAAGCTCAAGAAAGGGAACGTTTTACTTCTGGATAATCTTAGATTCCATAAGGAAGAGGATGAAAATGATAAGAAATTTTCAAAGAGACTAGCGTCCCTGGCAGACATATATGTAAATGATGCGTTTGGCACCTCCCATCGAAAGCACGCCTCAACCTTTGGAATGGCATCTTTCTTTGACCTAAGACTAGCAGGTTTCCTAGTAGATAAGGAATTGAGGTTCCTAACGACAATCCGAGAGACTCCCGACCACCCATTTGTAGTCATAGTTGGTGGAGCAAAAATCAAGGACAAGATCAACGCTGTTAAGAATCTCCTCGAAAAGGCAGATAGAGTTTTAATTGGTGGAGGAGTAGCCTACACATTTCTCAAAGCCATGGGTATTAACGTAGGACGTTCAATTACTGAAGACGACATGTTAGACTGGGCAAAGACAGCCTTAAAAATTTACGGAGATAAAATACTGCTGCCTACTGACCACGTTGTTGCAGAGGGTTTTGAAAAAAGAAAAACCTGCATGGTGGTTGATGAAGAAATACCCGGAGAACTTCATGGTTTTGATATAGGGCCAAAAACCGTGGGAAAGTATGCATCCTTCATAAAAGGAAAAGGTGTAATTTTCTGGAATGGTCCCTTGGGAGTTTTTGAAGTTGACGATTTTTCAGCGGGAACCACACACATTGCCCGAGCTGTAGCTCTTGCTACATGGCGTGGAGCGACAACTGTGGCGGGAGGCGGTGAAACCATAGCCGCAATAAGAAAAGCCGAGGTTCTTGATTCAGAAATTACGCACATTTCAACCGGTGGAGGCGCACTGCTAGAGTTCTTAGGGGGCCAAGAGCTTCCGGGGATTTCAATCCTAAATGATAAGCATGATTACAAGGGATTACTTTATTCTGTTACAAATTGA